A stretch of the Candidatus Methylomirabilota bacterium genome encodes the following:
- a CDS encoding GDP-L-fucose synthase yields the protein MTASTDAWPVDFWRDKRLVVTGGGGFLGSYVVEYLKERGCSHPFVARSRDYDLRREPDIVRLFEASRPHVIIHLAAVVGGIGANRESPGRFFYENLMMGTQLMEQARRFGVGKFVTIGTVCSYPKFTPVPFQEDELWSGYPEETNAPYGLAKKMLLVQGQAYRQQYGLNSIYLLPVNLYGPRDNFDPTSSHVIPALIKKCMDAVEAGDDTITVWGTGKATREFLYVADAAEGIVLAAERYEGEEPVNLGTGVEISVRDLVELIARLTGFKGRIVWDASKPDGQPRRLLDTTRAEKHFGFRARTSFEVGLRQTIDSYRETVRGPGRPLAGRVLD from the coding sequence ATGACGGCATCAACCGACGCCTGGCCCGTTGATTTCTGGCGCGACAAGCGCCTCGTCGTGACCGGCGGCGGTGGCTTCCTCGGCTCCTACGTGGTGGAGTACCTGAAGGAGCGGGGATGCTCCCATCCATTCGTTGCGCGTAGCCGCGACTACGACTTGCGGCGGGAACCCGATATCGTGCGGCTGTTCGAAGCCTCGCGGCCCCATGTCATCATCCATCTGGCCGCGGTCGTCGGGGGTATCGGGGCCAACCGGGAGAGCCCCGGCCGGTTCTTCTACGAGAATCTGATGATGGGCACGCAGCTCATGGAGCAGGCCCGGCGCTTCGGGGTCGGCAAGTTCGTGACCATCGGCACGGTATGTTCGTATCCCAAGTTCACGCCCGTCCCGTTTCAGGAAGACGAGCTCTGGAGTGGCTATCCCGAGGAGACGAACGCCCCCTACGGCCTCGCCAAGAAGATGCTCCTGGTGCAGGGTCAGGCCTATCGCCAGCAGTACGGCCTCAATTCGATCTATCTGCTGCCGGTGAATCTCTACGGCCCACGGGACAACTTCGATCCCACCTCGTCGCACGTCATCCCGGCGCTGATCAAGAAGTGCATGGACGCGGTAGAGGCCGGGGATGACACCATCACGGTGTGGGGCACCGGAAAGGCCACTCGTGAGTTCCTCTACGTCGCCGATGCGGCCGAGGGCATCGTGCTCGCGGCCGAACGGTACGAGGGTGAGGAGCCGGTCAATCTCGGGACGGGTGTGGAGATCTCGGTCAGGGACCTGGTGGAGTTGATCGCGCGCCTCACGGGATTCAAGGGCCGCATCGTCTGGGACGCCAGCAAGCCGGACGGGCAGCCACGGCGCCTGCTCGACACGACGCGGGCCGAGAAACACTTCGGTTTCCGGGCTCGGACCAGCTTCGAGGTGGGACTCAGGCAAACGATCGACTCGTACCGCGAGACGGTTAGGGGACCGGGACGGCCACTTGCGGGTCGCGTTCTAGATTGA
- the gmd gene encoding GDP-mannose 4,6-dehydratase, with amino-acid sequence MKRALITGVTGQDGAYLSKLLLSKGYKVYGVDRRTSLATTDRLHYLGVVNDVVLLDGDIIDQGSMVRAMRTAEPDEVYNLAAQSFVGASWHQPSLTAEVTGVGAVNVLEAVRIVNPKVRFYQASTSEMFGLAQEEPQSETTPFHPRSPYAVSKLMAHWMTVNYRESFGLFACAGILFNHESPIRGIEFVTRKITDGVARIKRGLATELRLGNLEAKRDWGFAGDYVEAMWLMLQSSEPREYVVATGRTHSVGDFCRMAFGHVGLNWQDYVRTDQQFSRPAEVPSLWGNATRAKVDLGWEPKVNLEELVAMMVEADLRRIGA; translated from the coding sequence ATGAAAAGAGCATTGATCACTGGGGTTACGGGTCAAGACGGCGCCTACCTCTCCAAGCTGTTGCTGAGCAAGGGCTACAAAGTCTACGGCGTCGACCGCCGGACCAGCCTGGCCACGACCGACCGCCTCCACTACCTGGGCGTGGTGAACGACGTGGTGCTCCTGGACGGCGATATCATCGACCAGGGCTCCATGGTCCGGGCCATGCGGACTGCCGAGCCCGACGAGGTCTACAACCTGGCCGCGCAGTCCTTCGTCGGCGCCTCCTGGCACCAGCCCTCGCTCACCGCGGAGGTGACCGGCGTGGGCGCAGTCAACGTGCTCGAGGCGGTCCGCATCGTCAACCCGAAAGTTCGCTTCTACCAGGCCTCCACCAGTGAGATGTTCGGGCTCGCGCAGGAAGAGCCGCAGTCGGAGACGACGCCGTTTCATCCCCGCAGCCCGTATGCAGTCTCGAAGCTCATGGCCCACTGGATGACGGTCAACTATCGCGAGAGCTTCGGGCTGTTCGCCTGCGCGGGCATCCTGTTCAACCACGAGTCGCCGATCCGCGGCATCGAATTCGTGACCCGCAAGATCACCGACGGCGTCGCCCGGATCAAGCGCGGCTTGGCCACCGAGTTACGGCTCGGCAATCTCGAGGCCAAGCGTGACTGGGGCTTCGCCGGAGACTACGTCGAGGCCATGTGGCTGATGCTGCAGTCCAGCGAGCCGCGCGAGTACGTCGTGGCGACCGGCCGCACCCACTCGGTCGGCGACTTCTGCAGGATGGCGTTTGGCCATGTGGGCCTCAACTGGCAGGACTACGTGCGGACCGACCAGCAATTCTCTCGGCCGGCCGAGGTCCCGTCTCTCTGGGGCAACGCCACCCGGGCCAAGGTCGATCTCGGCTGGGAACCGAAGGTGAACCTCGAGGAGCTGGTGGCGATGATGGTCGAGGCCGATCTGAGGCGAATCGGGGCGTGA
- a CDS encoding class I SAM-dependent methyltransferase, protein MTGLGRHRQDWDDLASLDPYWSVLTEPGKRFGGWDRGEFLRSGEAEIERLMAAAGELGLPKARAVALDFGCGLGRLTRALARHFGQVTGVDISPRMVEQARELHRDVPNCTFLATEGVLAFPDGCFDLIYSVLVLQHQPTRAAIRDMVRDLVRTLRAGGLLCFQLPSRLPLRRRVQLRRRLYGVLRAAGLGERLLYERWGLHPIRMNAVAEAEVRSIVAAAGGQMLAARPDDHAQPEMGSRLYFVTRGR, encoded by the coding sequence ATGACGGGCCTCGGCCGCCACCGTCAGGACTGGGACGACCTGGCCTCGCTCGATCCCTACTGGTCGGTGCTCACCGAGCCGGGCAAGCGCTTCGGCGGCTGGGACCGCGGCGAATTCCTGCGCTCGGGCGAGGCCGAGATCGAGCGGCTGATGGCCGCGGCCGGCGAGCTCGGCCTGCCGAAGGCGCGCGCCGTCGCGCTCGACTTCGGCTGTGGGCTGGGCCGCCTCACCCGCGCGCTGGCCCGTCACTTCGGCCAGGTGACGGGCGTGGACATCTCGCCCCGCATGGTCGAGCAGGCCCGCGAGCTGCACCGGGACGTGCCGAACTGCACCTTCCTGGCGACCGAGGGCGTCCTGGCCTTTCCCGACGGCTGCTTCGACCTGATCTACTCCGTGCTCGTCCTGCAGCACCAGCCGACGCGCGCCGCCATCCGCGACATGGTGCGGGACCTCGTGCGCACCCTCCGCGCCGGCGGCCTGCTGTGCTTTCAGCTGCCGAGCCGGCTGCCCCTCCGCCGCCGCGTCCAGCTGCGGCGGCGGCTGTACGGGGTGCTGCGCGCGGCCGGTCTCGGCGAGCGCCTCCTCTACGAGCGGTGGGGCCTCCACCCCATCCGGATGAACGCGGTGGCCGAGGCGGAGGTGCGATCGATCGTGGCCGCGGCGGGCGGACAGATGCTGGCCGCGCGTCCGGACGACCACGCCCAGCCGGAGATGGGCAGCCGGCTCTACTTCGTCACGCGAGGCCGGTAG